Proteins found in one Balneola sp. genomic segment:
- the dnaK gene encoding molecular chaperone DnaK, which translates to MGKIIGIDLGTTNSCVAVMEGNEPVVIQNAEGGRTTPSVVAFSKDGERLVGAPAKRQAITNPDKTIASVKRFMGRMHNEVGSETKQVAYKVVKGEDGTARVEIDDRKYAPQEISAMVLQKMKQTAEEYLGEKVTEAVVTVPAYFNDAQRKATQEAGKVAGLDVKRIINEPTAAALAYGLDKKDTDQTIAVYDLGGGTFDISILELGDGVFEVKSTNGDTHLGGDDFDQLIIDFLADEFKKAEGIDLRNDAMAMQRLKDAAEKAKIELSSSQKTNINLPFITATQDGPKHLNVDLSRAKFEQLADELVKRSIVPCEKALKDAGMSKSEIDQVILVGGSTRIPRIQEAVKEFFGKEPSKGVNPDEVVAVGAAIQGGVLSGDVEDVVLLDVTPLTLGIETLGGVMTPLIESNSTIPTSKSQVFSTAADNQSSVEIHVLQGERAQAASNRTLGRFHLDGIPPSPRGMPQIEVTFDMDANGVLDIKAKDKGTGKEQSIRIEASSGLSDEEIEKMKQAAKEHEEEDKKIREKVEKMNQADGLIFSTKKQLDEYGDKISEGNKTAIEDAVAKLEEAHKTENLEEIDSAIEAVNTAWTAASQEIYAASQAEAAAGGAEGAPGGEAASEEASSDAEEAVEADFEVVDDNDDEKK; encoded by the coding sequence ATGGGAAAAATCATAGGAATTGACTTAGGAACTACAAACTCATGCGTTGCCGTAATGGAGGGAAACGAGCCTGTAGTAATCCAAAACGCAGAGGGTGGCAGAACCACTCCTTCTGTAGTAGCATTCAGTAAAGATGGTGAGCGACTGGTGGGAGCCCCTGCAAAGCGTCAGGCCATTACCAACCCGGATAAAACCATTGCTTCCGTAAAGCGATTTATGGGGCGTATGCACAATGAAGTAGGAAGTGAAACCAAACAGGTTGCATACAAAGTAGTAAAAGGAGAAGACGGCACCGCACGTGTGGAAATTGATGACCGTAAATATGCTCCACAAGAAATTTCAGCAATGGTACTTCAAAAAATGAAGCAAACCGCTGAAGAATATTTAGGCGAGAAAGTAACAGAAGCGGTAGTAACTGTGCCTGCTTATTTCAACGATGCACAGCGTAAAGCCACACAGGAAGCAGGAAAAGTTGCCGGACTGGATGTAAAGAGAATTATCAACGAGCCTACAGCCGCTGCATTGGCTTACGGCTTAGATAAAAAAGATACAGATCAAACCATTGCAGTATATGACCTTGGTGGTGGTACTTTTGATATTTCTATCCTTGAGCTAGGTGATGGAGTATTTGAAGTAAAGTCAACAAATGGTGATACACACCTTGGTGGTGATGATTTTGACCAGTTGATTATTGACTTCCTTGCTGATGAGTTCAAAAAAGCAGAAGGCATTGATCTTAGAAACGATGCAATGGCAATGCAGCGATTGAAAGATGCTGCTGAAAAAGCAAAAATTGAGCTTTCAAGTTCTCAGAAAACGAACATTAACCTTCCGTTTATTACCGCTACTCAGGATGGACCAAAGCACTTAAATGTTGATTTAAGTCGTGCCAAGTTTGAGCAATTAGCTGATGAACTGGTTAAGCGTTCTATTGTACCTTGTGAAAAAGCATTGAAAGATGCCGGGATGAGTAAAAGCGAAATTGATCAGGTAATCCTGGTTGGTGGATCAACACGTATCCCAAGAATACAGGAAGCGGTAAAAGAGTTTTTTGGCAAAGAGCCAAGTAAAGGGGTTAACCCTGACGAAGTAGTAGCAGTAGGTGCAGCCATTCAGGGCGGCGTTCTTTCAGGAGACGTTGAAGATGTAGTTCTTCTTGATGTAACTCCACTTACTCTTGGTATTGAAACACTTGGTGGAGTGATGACTCCATTAATCGAGTCGAACAGTACTATTCCTACAAGTAAGTCTCAGGTTTTCTCAACCGCGGCTGATAACCAAAGCAGTGTTGAAATTCATGTACTACAAGGTGAGCGAGCTCAGGCTGCAAGTAACCGTACCTTAGGTCGTTTCCATCTTGATGGTATTCCACCATCTCCGCGTGGTATGCCTCAAATCGAAGTGACTTTTGATATGGATGCTAACGGTGTGTTAGATATTAAAGCCAAGGATAAAGGAACTGGCAAAGAGCAAAGTATTCGAATCGAAGCTTCTTCAGGGTTATCTGATGAGGAAATCGAAAAGATGAAGCAGGCTGCTAAAGAGCACGAGGAAGAAGACAAGAAAATCCGTGAAAAAGTAGAGAAGATGAATCAGGCTGATGGCCTAATTTTCTCCACAAAAAAGCAGCTGGATGAATACGGTGATAAAATCTCAGAAGGCAACAAAACTGCCATTGAAGATGCCGTTGCTAAATTAGAAGAAGCACATAAGACAGAAAATCTTGAGGAAATAGATTCAGCGATCGAAGCAGTTAATACTGCATGGACAGCTGCTTCTCAGGAAATTTATGCTGCTTCTCAAGCCGAAGCTGCTGCAGGTGGAGCCGAAGGAGCTCCTGGTGGTGAAGCCGCTTCTGAAGAGGCGTCATCTGATGCCGAAGAAGCAGTAGAAGCTGATTTCGAAGTTGTTGATGATAACGACGACGAGAAGAAGTAA